In Dehalogenimonas etheniformans, one genomic interval encodes:
- a CDS encoding 4Fe-4S binding protein — translation MDNPPSRKSFWLQHGKKLLVAGAVIALISAGFYGQLSRGLSGYERFLPGVIPGAKTFTVLQTSADTILYDAKDNSGKTLGLITGATSPGYGGPMTVMVGWTASGVITSVTVPQHHEDLPWWKVLGKTGFFKQYIGRSYSEPLQISSDVDAATGSTVSSNGVAIGVRSGRFVLADYLGNPYTGPAEPIQIGLPDIGLFLGLFAVVLARTLPKLRKHSWPRVLTLTYGFVVVGLWLSVPLSLTNIASWLVGYSPHIQTFFIIYVMVFGVIGLAVILGKNYYCFWLCPYVAVQELFHLAFGASVHPNPKLFKILHNTRYVLLFVALFLVLALKTPSVSVFEPWNVLFSLRGTADQWVLMIFALTASMFIYNFWCHYLCPVGAVMEIVLKVRKGLLGIWPKRKMTKNPEPLQTS, via the coding sequence TTGGATAACCCTCCTTCTCGGAAGAGTTTCTGGTTGCAACATGGCAAGAAATTACTCGTTGCAGGTGCAGTCATTGCCCTCATCAGTGCAGGATTTTACGGGCAGCTAAGCCGGGGGTTATCCGGCTATGAACGTTTTCTCCCGGGGGTCATTCCAGGGGCCAAAACATTTACCGTATTACAGACGTCAGCAGATACCATTCTATATGATGCAAAAGATAACTCCGGCAAGACCTTAGGTCTGATTACTGGAGCCACCAGCCCTGGCTATGGCGGTCCGATGACAGTGATGGTTGGCTGGACTGCCAGCGGTGTGATCACATCGGTTACCGTACCCCAACACCACGAAGACTTACCCTGGTGGAAAGTTCTTGGTAAGACAGGCTTTTTCAAACAATACATCGGGCGCTCTTATAGCGAACCCCTGCAAATTTCTTCCGATGTCGATGCGGCCACCGGATCCACGGTCTCCTCAAATGGTGTGGCAATCGGGGTACGTAGTGGGCGCTTCGTTTTAGCTGATTATCTGGGGAACCCTTATACTGGTCCCGCCGAACCCATTCAAATCGGACTTCCAGATATTGGCTTATTTCTTGGCTTGTTTGCGGTAGTACTCGCCAGAACTCTGCCAAAATTACGGAAACACAGTTGGCCGCGCGTCCTTACTCTTACCTATGGTTTCGTGGTGGTCGGGCTTTGGTTGTCGGTACCGCTGTCTCTAACCAACATTGCCTCATGGCTCGTAGGTTATTCGCCCCACATTCAAACCTTTTTTATCATCTATGTTATGGTTTTCGGTGTTATTGGTCTGGCAGTTATCTTGGGTAAAAACTACTACTGCTTCTGGTTGTGTCCTTATGTGGCAGTTCAGGAGTTATTTCATTTAGCCTTTGGCGCTAGCGTTCATCCAAACCCAAAATTGTTCAAGATTTTGCATAACACTCGTTATGTCCTTTTATTTGTCGCCCTGTTCCTGGTTTTGGCGCTTAAAACCCCATCTGTATCGGTTTTTGAACCTTGGAACGTTTTGTTCAGCTTAAGAGGCACAGCAGATCAGTGGGTGTTGATGATTTTCGCTTTAACAGCATCAATGTTTATCTATAATTTCTGGTGCCATTACCTGTGTCCAGTCGGCGCCGTCATGGAAATTGTTCTCAAAGTTCGGAAAGGACTCCTTGGAATATGGCCGAAACGCAAAATGACAAAAAACCCAGAACCTTTGCAAACATCTTAG
- a CDS encoding response regulator transcription factor, producing MKILIIEDDPNIVDTLNCVLRLVWADIKVISTPQGRKGIELVETQSPDIILLDLGLPDLDGYDVLRQIRLFSSIPVIIITVRAEETALVKAFQLDANDYLIKPFRQMELIARIKACLKKRTLNGEDLTITCGDIHFGASINELFVRSKKIMLTSFEGRLFYHLIQKAGKVVTKNELAEILWGESVPETSDNIKNYICRLRKKIEYDSDLPKIILNHRGIGYTVTPPHSV from the coding sequence ATGAAGATCCTAATCATTGAAGATGACCCAAATATTGTTGATACGCTTAATTGCGTTCTACGCCTTGTCTGGGCTGATATTAAGGTCATATCGACACCACAAGGCCGGAAGGGCATAGAATTAGTAGAAACCCAATCTCCCGATATAATATTATTGGATCTTGGGCTACCCGATCTAGATGGTTACGATGTTCTACGGCAGATACGGCTATTTTCAAGTATCCCCGTTATTATTATTACTGTACGCGCAGAAGAAACGGCTTTGGTCAAAGCTTTTCAATTAGACGCAAACGATTATCTTATCAAACCATTCAGACAAATGGAATTAATAGCGAGAATAAAGGCGTGTTTAAAGAAACGAACGTTAAATGGGGAGGATTTAACAATAACTTGTGGCGACATTCATTTTGGCGCTTCTATTAATGAACTATTTGTAAGATCAAAAAAAATAATGCTGACGTCTTTCGAAGGAAGGCTCTTTTACCATTTAATACAAAAAGCAGGCAAAGTGGTTACAAAAAACGAACTCGCTGAGATACTTTGGGGTGAATCAGTTCCAGAGACCTCAGATAATATAAAAAATTATATCTGCCGGTTACGAAAAAAAATAGAGTATGATTCAGACCTCCCCAAGATTATTCTTAATCATCGCGGGATAGGATATACTGTAACGCCTCCCCATTCTGTGTAA
- a CDS encoding ATP-binding protein: MNDRIGIISCAFILNHVKQSLGNQYEYKIYPLVPACLFNVSPELIRHVFDQSCLENKMTLIAYGYCHSEIPKILEDYSGRVSKLEGDNCWEMLLGKQKAISYIKNGCWLLRNALCNTWRNETFISYGAYSPNYNIVNYCHTDKIVACRFEKDKPLDSEVASFAEEFHVPYDIVDCNLNEFKQLLLNGINTANSQSKSIISTQIDNTDKREIKSIRNTNEVEFQIDIFQNKLAFVSPSIYDFIGFHQSRFCELYHSDPDNIMYPDKDVFQKITQQRFTYISRCLTQGIQLPLTMEYKIKNKSGSYIWIKESIFPKYTKYGAVNAFFLGKLENITERKRTEDKLAIMYQKEMKYRAALERELKNRIEFTHALVHELKTPLTPIILASDALVNHRSGKEMLPLINCIHRGVDDLSGRIEELLDLARGEAGVLTLKIEPFDLNKTIGEAVKYFKSAAEKNGQIIKTNLSNNYINVVGDKQRIKQVIMNLLDNAIKYSGIDSEIAIETSLLEKKLIFSIKDNGLGIPQQKHQDIFQPYKSARNHLSSGLGIGLSLAKSIIQLHGGKIWVVSQENNGFALYFTLPIISNALIVK, encoded by the coding sequence ATGAATGACCGCATCGGAATAATAAGTTGTGCTTTTATACTCAACCACGTTAAACAGAGTCTTGGCAACCAATATGAATATAAAATATACCCACTCGTTCCTGCCTGTCTCTTCAATGTGTCACCTGAACTAATTAGACATGTGTTTGATCAATCATGTTTAGAAAACAAGATGACTTTAATTGCATATGGATACTGTCATTCTGAAATTCCTAAAATTCTTGAAGATTATTCTGGGCGCGTTTCTAAACTTGAAGGCGATAATTGCTGGGAGATGTTGCTGGGCAAACAGAAGGCTATCAGTTATATAAAAAATGGTTGTTGGTTACTGAGGAATGCACTATGCAATACCTGGCGTAACGAGACATTTATATCTTATGGCGCATATTCGCCGAATTACAATATCGTAAATTATTGTCATACCGATAAAATCGTTGCTTGCAGATTCGAGAAGGATAAGCCACTCGATTCGGAGGTTGCTTCTTTTGCGGAAGAATTTCATGTTCCATATGATATTGTTGATTGCAATCTGAATGAATTTAAACAACTTTTGTTAAACGGTATTAATACTGCAAATTCGCAGTCCAAAAGTATCATTAGTACTCAAATTGACAACACCGATAAAAGAGAAATTAAATCAATTCGTAATACTAATGAAGTAGAATTTCAAATCGATATATTTCAAAATAAACTAGCATTTGTGAGCCCAAGTATTTATGATTTTATTGGTTTTCACCAAAGTAGATTCTGCGAATTATATCATTCTGATCCCGACAATATTATGTATCCTGACAAGGATGTATTTCAAAAGATTACGCAACAACGCTTTACGTATATTTCTCGGTGTTTAACGCAAGGAATTCAACTTCCTTTAACCATGGAGTACAAAATTAAAAACAAGAGCGGTAGCTACATTTGGATAAAAGAGAGCATCTTTCCTAAATACACAAAATATGGTGCAGTAAATGCCTTCTTTTTGGGAAAATTGGAGAATATTACGGAAAGAAAACGTACAGAAGATAAATTGGCCATAATGTATCAAAAAGAGATGAAATATCGAGCCGCCCTTGAAAGAGAACTCAAGAATAGAATAGAGTTTACTCATGCACTAGTACATGAATTGAAAACCCCATTGACACCAATAATTTTAGCATCTGATGCCCTGGTAAACCACCGAAGTGGGAAAGAAATGCTTCCATTGATAAACTGTATCCATCGCGGCGTGGATGACTTGAGCGGCAGGATAGAGGAGTTATTAGATCTTGCTCGAGGTGAGGCAGGGGTCTTAACCCTTAAGATAGAACCATTCGACTTAAACAAGACAATTGGAGAGGCAGTAAAATATTTTAAATCAGCTGCAGAAAAGAATGGGCAAATCATTAAGACAAACCTTTCTAACAATTATATTAATGTAGTCGGCGATAAACAGCGCATAAAACAAGTGATAATGAATTTATTGGACAATGCCATAAAATATTCGGGCATCGATTCCGAAATAGCAATAGAAACCAGTCTTTTAGAAAAAAAATTAATTTTTAGTATAAAAGATAATGGGCTGGGTATCCCTCAACAAAAACATCAAGATATATTTCAACCCTACAAATCTGCACGCAACCATTTATCAAGTGGTTTAGGTATTGGATTATCACTCGCTAAGTCAATCATCCAACTACATGGGGGTAAAATCTGGGTCGTAAGCCAGGAAAATAATGGTTTTGCATTATATTTTACTTTACCCATTATCAGTAATGCTCTGATAGTAAAATAA
- a CDS encoding bile acid:sodium symporter family protein, whose product MKLLWDILVHQDNYPLVIAIIAGFLLAPLATYTQPFIVPFLVITLTLSISNVDLSKLVLKSLVKPITMALFLNFIVLGGAIVLFGHLFTDDYNLRAGFLVLAVAPASLAIPLFTHKLKGNSFYSFVGIASCFLASIILLPLIIKARFGNEIDSRDLLITLGQLIVLPLILSQLRYLSNIWKRTESYHRQIINWCIAIICFSMIGINRDMIFTFPKYVVAPFLVAVITTFGLGYLILTFGKKLLINESSIVSMVLLGTMKKWALASVIAFKLFEPIATLPAVFGIVIGFIFFIWLNIRKAWVEQYNKIQTPGLK is encoded by the coding sequence ATGAAGTTATTGTGGGACATTTTGGTGCATCAGGATAATTATCCACTTGTTATCGCTATTATCGCTGGGTTTTTATTAGCACCTTTAGCAACATACACCCAGCCATTCATCGTACCATTTCTTGTCATAACCTTAACATTATCTATTAGTAATGTGGACTTATCCAAATTGGTTTTAAAATCATTGGTTAAGCCTATCACAATGGCACTTTTCCTTAACTTCATCGTCCTCGGCGGTGCGATTGTTCTATTCGGGCATTTGTTTACTGACGACTACAACTTGAGGGCCGGTTTTTTGGTACTTGCTGTTGCTCCCGCTTCGTTAGCAATACCATTATTCACACATAAATTGAAGGGAAACTCCTTCTATTCTTTCGTGGGAATAGCAAGCTGTTTTTTAGCCTCAATAATTTTACTCCCATTAATTATCAAGGCTAGATTTGGGAATGAGATAGATTCCAGAGATCTTCTCATTACGCTAGGACAATTAATTGTCCTACCATTGATTCTCTCTCAGTTGCGTTATTTAAGTAATATTTGGAAGCGGACCGAAAGTTACCATCGACAGATTATTAATTGGTGCATCGCAATTATATGTTTTTCCATGATTGGTATTAATAGGGATATGATATTCACCTTTCCCAAATACGTGGTTGCCCCTTTCCTTGTTGCAGTAATAACAACATTTGGCTTGGGGTACCTTATACTAACTTTCGGTAAAAAGTTATTGATTAATGAATCCAGTATTGTCAGCATGGTGCTATTAGGTACTATGAAAAAATGGGCTTTGGCTAGTGTAATAGCTTTTAAATTATTCGAACCTATAGCTACGTTACCTGCGGTGTTTGGGATTGTGATAGGATTTATATTCTTTATCTGGCTTAATATTCGAAAAGCATGGGTAGAACAATACAATAAAATCCAGACACCCGGGTTAAAATAA
- a CDS encoding twin-arginine translocation signal domain-containing protein — protein sequence MLVKEKLNERQKSFSRRDFLKIAGGAGIAGAVFATTTAMTEVPGSNQDMIGSRLKDPYLPQYPSDYPWWVKEIDDTPNSLGTTEIVPSELVLGATKIYGKYQAFTDGRQDGFQAVGNAVTNQDWTGEWGQIAKDAVDNKNKWLATLTPDQMYDYRFGTAMVMASDHWHVNTSENNWIKLPVAATKVELSAEEMTIKLKNVAHWFGVDQARVCAIDDKMKPFFYKIAATSGTLRGYRPKGWVDPGRPVAWPYPYKYAIVMSIFVSLPTHRAGVGPLANASTATTCSDQDVFAKYMESTIRGLGYEAYGMIIADEDCCETPFAVRAGLAEAGRIGLAIAPWGAGLRTVIVVTNAPLMPDKPIDFGLLEFCKVCGRCSKNCVAQVIGNDAEPTLINGSYKWEYDGLKCMQQRTSYGCQFCVSVCPWSAPNTPAHDFGRFFASIPALAPAMVKIAEMSYGEYPRGKDAPPWQPWHSSDEWAPWRA from the coding sequence ATGCTCGTCAAGGAAAAGCTAAATGAAAGGCAGAAGTCTTTCAGTCGCAGAGATTTTTTAAAAATTGCGGGTGGGGCAGGAATAGCTGGTGCGGTATTTGCCACAACGACAGCAATGACAGAGGTTCCAGGTAGCAATCAAGACATGATTGGCAGCAGGCTTAAGGACCCATACCTTCCGCAATACCCATCCGATTACCCTTGGTGGGTCAAGGAAATCGATGATACTCCCAACTCCTTAGGGACAACGGAAATAGTGCCATCTGAACTTGTTTTGGGGGCAACCAAGATTTATGGCAAATATCAGGCGTTTACTGATGGACGACAAGACGGTTTTCAAGCTGTTGGTAACGCCGTGACAAATCAGGATTGGACAGGGGAATGGGGACAAATTGCCAAAGATGCTGTTGACAATAAAAACAAATGGTTAGCCACATTAACCCCAGATCAAATGTATGACTATCGATTTGGAACAGCCATGGTGATGGCTTCAGATCATTGGCACGTAAACACGTCCGAAAATAACTGGATCAAGCTACCCGTCGCGGCAACAAAGGTCGAGTTGAGCGCCGAAGAAATGACAATCAAGTTAAAAAATGTTGCACATTGGTTTGGGGTAGATCAAGCTCGGGTCTGTGCAATTGATGACAAGATGAAGCCATTTTTCTACAAAATAGCTGCCACCTCCGGTACGTTACGCGGTTATCGACCAAAAGGTTGGGTCGACCCAGGCAGACCAGTTGCTTGGCCATACCCTTATAAATATGCCATCGTAATGAGTATCTTCGTTAGTTTGCCAACACACAGAGCTGGCGTTGGACCTCTTGCTAATGCTTCAACAGCAACGACGTGCAGTGATCAAGATGTTTTTGCGAAATATATGGAATCGACTATCCGGGGCTTAGGTTATGAAGCCTATGGCATGATCATTGCCGATGAAGATTGTTGTGAAACACCCTTTGCCGTCCGGGCAGGCCTAGCTGAAGCAGGCCGCATTGGTTTAGCGATTGCTCCTTGGGGGGCTGGCTTGCGTACCGTAATCGTTGTGACAAATGCCCCCTTAATGCCTGATAAACCCATAGATTTTGGTCTTCTAGAATTCTGTAAGGTCTGTGGAAGATGCTCGAAGAACTGTGTCGCCCAAGTAATCGGTAACGATGCTGAACCAACTTTGATAAACGGGTCATATAAGTGGGAATACGACGGGCTAAAATGCATGCAACAAAGGACTTCTTATGGCTGCCAATTTTGCGTTAGCGTGTGCCCCTGGAGCGCTCCAAATACACCTGCGCATGATTTTGGCCGTTTTTTTGCTAGCATACCGGCTTTAGCACCTGCCATGGTAAAAATAGCAGAGATGAGTTATGGGGAGTACCCCAGAGGAAAAGATGCTCCGCCATGGCAACCATGGCATTCAAGCGATGAATGGGCTCCATGGAGAGCTTAG